One part of the Chitinivibrionales bacterium genome encodes these proteins:
- a CDS encoding MFS transporter yields MRYNKNILLTGLTSFFTDVSSEMLYPLIQAFVTAILSAQKTLIGPVLGIIEGVAESTASLLKVFSGYYSDRIRGRKAPAIAGYGLSALSKLLLFLASQGWYFILVSRFFDRTGKGIRTAPRDALIYESTDKNKQGAAFGFQRAMDFAGATLGVLVCYFVCQRFLDPATKTIRDLHAFYLLFMLSVVPAFIGVVFLFFLRETRPEAGRAAKEKPKPNLDFRKYDRSLRMFFLAQCFFTLGNSSNQFLLLRSANLGVALSTVILMYFVFNLSSTVLSNFFGTLSDKIGRRKILIAGYVLYSAVYCCFGLVTKEHSSLLWILWCLYGIYYAMTEGVEKAFVGDLAPKDSRATALGFFHTIVGIGLLPASVIAGFLFSLAPAAPFIFGSCMSACAFLIVIVFVAEQKTTGA; encoded by the coding sequence ATGAGATACAATAAAAACATCCTTCTCACGGGCCTCACCTCCTTCTTCACCGACGTCTCGTCGGAAATGTTGTATCCTCTCATCCAGGCGTTCGTCACCGCCATCCTGTCGGCGCAGAAAACTCTTATCGGCCCGGTGCTCGGCATCATCGAGGGCGTGGCCGAGTCCACGGCGAGCCTGCTCAAGGTGTTTTCGGGATATTACTCCGACCGCATCCGCGGCCGCAAGGCGCCGGCCATCGCGGGCTACGGGCTTTCCGCTTTGTCAAAGCTCCTTTTATTTCTCGCGTCGCAGGGCTGGTACTTCATTCTCGTCTCCCGTTTTTTCGACCGCACCGGCAAGGGAATCCGCACCGCGCCGCGCGACGCGCTCATCTACGAATCAACGGACAAAAACAAACAGGGCGCGGCGTTCGGGTTCCAGCGGGCAATGGATTTCGCGGGCGCGACGCTCGGCGTTCTCGTTTGTTATTTTGTGTGCCAGCGGTTCCTCGACCCCGCCACCAAGACGATACGCGACCTCCACGCATTTTACCTTTTGTTCATGCTATCGGTGGTTCCGGCGTTCATCGGCGTGGTGTTTCTGTTTTTTCTCCGCGAGACCCGGCCGGAGGCAGGCCGCGCCGCAAAGGAAAAACCGAAACCGAACCTTGACTTCAGGAAGTACGACCGCAGCCTCAGGATGTTCTTTCTCGCCCAGTGTTTTTTCACGCTCGGCAATTCGTCGAACCAGTTCCTGCTGTTGCGCAGCGCGAACCTCGGCGTGGCGCTGTCGACCGTCATCCTCATGTACTTCGTTTTCAACCTCTCGTCCACGGTGCTGTCGAATTTTTTCGGGACTTTGTCGGACAAAATCGGCCGACGGAAAATTCTTATCGCCGGATATGTCCTGTATTCCGCCGTCTATTGCTGTTTCGGACTTGTCACAAAGGAACATTCATCCCTGTTATGGATTTTATGGTGCCTCTACGGCATCTATTACGCCATGACCGAGGGCGTTGAAAAGGCGTTCGTGGGCGACCTGGCGCCCAAGGATTCGCGGGCGACCGCGCTCGGATTCTTCCACACCATTGTCGGCATCGGCCTGCTTCCCGCCAGCGTGATCGCGGGCTTTCTTTTTTCACTTGCGCCGGCGGCCCCTTTTATTTTCGGATCATGCATGAGCGCATGCGCCTTCCTTATTGTAATCGTTTTTGTGGCGGAGCAAAAAACAACCGGAGCCTGA
- a CDS encoding histone deacetylase: MQRKKKKSSASSVPASPASARVTGYLFEDDCMGYELDFGHPESPARLAAIKAKMAELGLDKKVLKLAPLADVVPHIKKIHTDAHVTSIQNIATIGRIAGLAAGGALSAVKAVCEGRARNAFSAMRPPGHHALNTGQEEGFCFYNNVAIAARYAQDVYKKKKVLIVDWDFHHGNGTEAAFYEDPTVLYFSTHYALAYPGTGHPDKEGNGPGLGFNINVHMPCGSGDPEFLEIFNTILVPRADAFKPDFILISAGFDGRANDKLGCFDISDDGFAALTKIVMGIAHRHCGDKIVSCLEGGYTPEDLAGAVCAHVETLLEYEPR; this comes from the coding sequence ATGCAAAGGAAAAAGAAGAAATCATCCGCTTCGTCCGTTCCCGCCAGCCCTGCCTCCGCCCGCGTTACCGGCTATCTCTTCGAGGACGACTGCATGGGATACGAGCTTGACTTCGGCCACCCGGAAAGCCCGGCGCGGCTCGCCGCGATCAAGGCGAAAATGGCGGAATTGGGCCTTGACAAAAAGGTGCTCAAACTCGCCCCGCTCGCCGACGTCGTCCCGCACATAAAAAAAATCCATACCGACGCGCATGTCACGTCGATACAGAACATCGCAACGATCGGCCGCATCGCCGGCCTGGCGGCCGGCGGCGCGCTTTCGGCGGTCAAGGCCGTGTGCGAGGGGCGGGCGCGCAACGCCTTCAGCGCCATGCGGCCGCCCGGCCACCACGCGCTCAACACGGGCCAGGAGGAGGGCTTCTGCTTCTACAACAACGTGGCCATCGCCGCGCGTTACGCGCAGGACGTTTACAAAAAGAAAAAGGTGCTCATCGTTGACTGGGACTTCCACCACGGCAACGGCACCGAGGCCGCGTTCTACGAGGACCCCACGGTGCTGTATTTTTCCACGCACTACGCGCTCGCCTACCCGGGCACCGGCCACCCCGACAAGGAGGGAAACGGGCCCGGCCTCGGCTTCAACATCAACGTGCACATGCCTTGCGGCTCGGGCGACCCGGAGTTCCTTGAGATCTTCAACACCATTCTCGTGCCGCGCGCCGACGCGTTCAAGCCCGATTTTATTCTCATTTCGGCCGGATTCGACGGCCGCGCCAACGACAAGCTCGGCTGCTTTGACATTTCAGACGACGGGTTCGCCGCGCTCACGAAAATCGTCATGGGCATCGCGCACCGGCATTGCGGAGACAAGATAGTGTCGTGTCTTGAGGGTGGTTATACACCAGAAGATCTGGCAGGGGCGGTATGCGCTCATGTCGAGACATTGCTGGAGTATGAGCCAAGATAA
- a CDS encoding AMP-binding protein, with translation MNKHVYADLLNKSMNENASRPCMHIKRKGEYQSWTYADFRRDVNQLASALRKKGYSNKDTIVVIGDNTPEWVLAWHCGFLAGGKTVPVDPNLPAPEIREIVSQVKPKFVFCSKGFIKLFDEIKAESKFISAVIVDDKDCAEAKTTFAKFIADGDPAQDAFARQFNPDDVAVIIFTSGTTGKAKGVMLTQRNFTATPLSAIPRMKAGPGDTMMAVLPLHHVFGACANLPGALGGGLDIVLIPTIKGSLILDGLREKKVTMLPAVPKLLQMFYNNINQNVKSKGPMVRAMFAALTFVSATLGRFLGQDFRRKLFSSVHKGFGGRLNIVISGGAAITKNVFTGFKLMGFRIVEGYGLSETFGAITLCPIDDPRLGSVGVPLDENEVRIDKADAAGIGEICFRGANVFAGYLNNEELTKKSFDADGWFHTGDLGRLDKDGFIYIVGRSKDIIVLDSGKNVYPDELEDFYSASESIEEIGVFSAKVKGKEIAAALILPSQKVRRNHTLSEAAEVVRNEVLRLGRDLPSYKKITDFAVVYDPLPRTTTKKLKKHELRELYYSLKESDEGRTKKQAVSAAESSLMATAEYKSIAMLAAKTANLNESAQLPPFFNLELELGLDSMKKLDFLSLTERRFSIVFSDDDLVRLETLGDVYTAVMDQLSAAKGAETIDDIKQRIVGSTQPAPYPAKGAAVFTNALPAITHAASSMLWNVTASGNVGVPEAGTPVIFCANRQSVLDPLWVMYSLPPAVRKKTFIIGGRDLLPVLLHASLSGNIVPVKREGDVAAILRASIAVLKDGNNLLVFPESGQTKTGELRKFKSGIGLLMLSINATVLPVRVRGTFAVWPLGGFPKFFIGKKASPTITFGQPLTFQGLIDKGKITAYSTADQIAGEVRNIIAEMS, from the coding sequence ATGAACAAGCACGTTTACGCCGACCTGCTCAACAAATCCATGAACGAAAACGCCTCCCGCCCCTGCATGCACATCAAGCGCAAGGGCGAGTACCAGAGCTGGACCTATGCCGATTTCCGGAGGGACGTCAACCAACTCGCGTCGGCGCTCAGGAAGAAAGGGTATTCCAATAAAGACACGATCGTGGTGATCGGCGACAACACGCCCGAGTGGGTGCTCGCGTGGCATTGCGGTTTTCTCGCGGGCGGAAAGACCGTCCCGGTCGATCCCAACCTTCCCGCGCCGGAAATCCGCGAGATCGTGTCCCAGGTGAAACCGAAATTCGTGTTCTGCTCCAAAGGGTTCATTAAGCTGTTTGACGAAATAAAAGCCGAATCAAAATTCATTTCAGCGGTGATCGTCGACGACAAGGACTGCGCCGAGGCCAAAACCACTTTCGCGAAGTTCATCGCGGACGGCGATCCGGCCCAGGACGCCTTTGCTCGGCAGTTCAACCCCGACGATGTCGCGGTGATCATCTTTACTTCCGGCACAACGGGCAAGGCAAAGGGCGTGATGCTTACCCAGCGCAACTTCACGGCCACACCGCTTTCGGCCATCCCGCGCATGAAGGCCGGGCCCGGCGACACCATGATGGCCGTGCTCCCCCTGCACCACGTGTTCGGCGCGTGCGCGAACCTGCCCGGCGCGCTCGGCGGCGGGCTTGACATCGTGCTCATTCCCACCATCAAGGGCTCGCTCATCCTGGATGGGTTGCGGGAGAAAAAAGTGACCATGCTGCCCGCGGTGCCCAAGCTGCTCCAGATGTTCTACAATAACATCAACCAGAACGTCAAATCAAAAGGCCCCATGGTGCGCGCGATGTTCGCCGCACTCACGTTTGTGTCCGCCACGCTCGGCCGGTTCCTGGGCCAGGATTTCCGCAGAAAACTTTTTTCCTCCGTGCACAAGGGGTTCGGCGGCAGGCTCAACATCGTCATATCGGGCGGCGCGGCCATCACAAAAAACGTTTTCACCGGGTTCAAGCTCATGGGGTTCAGGATCGTCGAGGGATACGGGTTGTCGGAAACCTTCGGCGCCATCACGCTCTGCCCCATCGACGACCCGCGCCTCGGCAGCGTGGGCGTACCGCTTGACGAAAACGAAGTCCGCATCGACAAGGCCGACGCCGCGGGCATCGGCGAGATATGCTTCAGGGGCGCCAACGTGTTCGCGGGCTATCTTAACAACGAGGAACTCACCAAAAAATCGTTCGACGCGGACGGCTGGTTCCACACCGGCGACCTGGGAAGGCTCGACAAGGACGGGTTCATCTACATCGTGGGCCGCAGCAAGGACATCATCGTGCTCGACAGCGGCAAGAACGTGTATCCCGACGAGCTCGAGGATTTCTATTCCGCCTCGGAATCCATAGAGGAGATCGGCGTGTTTTCCGCAAAAGTCAAGGGCAAGGAGATCGCGGCCGCGCTCATCCTGCCGTCGCAGAAGGTGCGCCGGAACCACACGCTCTCCGAAGCCGCCGAGGTCGTGCGCAACGAGGTGCTGCGGCTCGGACGCGACCTGCCCTCCTACAAAAAGATCACCGATTTCGCGGTTGTCTATGACCCCCTGCCCCGGACCACCACCAAGAAGCTCAAGAAGCACGAGCTGCGCGAGCTGTACTATTCGCTCAAGGAATCCGACGAAGGCCGCACCAAGAAACAGGCGGTCTCGGCCGCGGAGAGCAGTCTTATGGCGACCGCCGAATACAAGTCCATCGCCATGCTCGCCGCAAAAACGGCAAACCTCAATGAGTCAGCGCAACTGCCGCCGTTCTTCAACCTCGAGCTCGAACTCGGCCTCGATTCCATGAAGAAGCTCGATTTTCTATCTTTGACAGAGCGTAGATTCTCAATCGTCTTTTCCGACGACGACCTGGTGCGGCTCGAGACCCTCGGCGACGTTTACACCGCGGTAATGGACCAGTTGTCCGCGGCAAAAGGCGCAGAAACCATCGACGACATCAAGCAAAGGATCGTGGGCTCAACACAGCCGGCACCGTATCCCGCAAAAGGCGCCGCCGTGTTTACCAATGCGCTGCCGGCAATCACCCACGCCGCAAGCAGCATGCTGTGGAACGTCACCGCATCGGGCAACGTGGGCGTCCCGGAGGCCGGCACGCCGGTCATCTTCTGCGCGAACCGCCAGAGCGTCCTCGACCCGCTATGGGTCATGTATTCGCTCCCGCCGGCCGTGCGGAAAAAGACCTTCATCATCGGCGGCAGAGACCTTCTGCCCGTCCTCCTGCACGCTTCGCTTTCGGGCAATATCGTGCCTGTCAAGCGCGAGGGCGACGTTGCGGCCATCCTGCGCGCGTCCATCGCCGTGCTCAAGGACGGCAACAACCTGCTCGTGTTCCCCGAATCGGGCCAGACAAAAACCGGCGAGTTGCGGAAATTCAAGTCAGGCATAGGCCTGCTCATGCTCAGCATCAACGCCACCGTGCTGCCGGTTCGCGTGCGCGGCACCTTTGCCGTGTGGCCGCTCGGCGGGTTCCCGAAATTTTTCATAGGCAAAAAGGCCTCGCCGACGATAACGTTTGGACAGCCGCTGACGTTTCAAGGACTTATTGACAAAGGGAAGATTACGGCGTATTCGACGGCGGACCAGATAGCGGGGGAAGTAAGAAATATTATAGCCGAGATGAGTTGA